The Mesobacillus jeotgali genome window below encodes:
- a CDS encoding nitronate monooxygenase: MDFPKLKIGHMAPSVPIMQGGMGVGISLSGLASAVANAGGIGIISGTGISVEEMVMHIRKARELTQGNGYIGVNVLFAMNDFAEKMKAALNEKVDFIISGAGISRDMYSWGKQANIPVISIVSSAKLARISERLGAAAVVVEGFEAGGHLGTDKPLFEILPDIVESVSIPVIAAGGIMTGADIAKALSLGASGVQMGTRFVASEECDAPQSFKDKYVSATEKDTLLVKTTVGLQGRAIANHFTKLITTSDKLRIKKCRDCLKNCSYQFCTLDSLLTSKDGDVENGLVFAGARVSEIKDILPVRTIIENLRLEYKTASLNLA; encoded by the coding sequence ATGGATTTCCCAAAGCTTAAAATTGGCCATATGGCACCAAGTGTCCCAATTATGCAAGGTGGAATGGGGGTCGGTATCTCGCTTAGCGGTTTGGCATCAGCGGTTGCCAATGCTGGCGGAATTGGCATCATATCCGGAACAGGGATCTCGGTTGAAGAGATGGTGATGCATATCCGGAAAGCCAGGGAGCTGACACAGGGTAATGGGTACATTGGTGTAAACGTATTGTTTGCGATGAATGATTTTGCAGAAAAAATGAAAGCAGCTTTAAATGAAAAAGTTGATTTCATTATTTCTGGAGCGGGAATCTCAAGGGATATGTATTCCTGGGGGAAGCAAGCGAACATCCCAGTCATTTCAATTGTTTCCTCTGCCAAACTAGCCAGAATTTCCGAACGCCTGGGTGCTGCTGCTGTGGTAGTGGAAGGATTCGAGGCAGGAGGGCATCTTGGGACTGATAAGCCCCTTTTTGAGATTCTTCCTGATATTGTTGAGTCTGTGTCCATCCCGGTGATCGCTGCCGGTGGTATCATGACGGGCGCTGATATCGCGAAGGCTTTGTCCCTTGGAGCTTCTGGCGTCCAAATGGGCACAAGGTTTGTTGCCAGTGAGGAATGTGACGCTCCGCAAAGTTTCAAGGATAAATACGTTTCAGCCACTGAAAAAGACACACTGCTGGTGAAAACAACAGTAGGTTTGCAGGGGCGTGCCATAGCCAATCATTTCACCAAGCTAATCACCACCTCAGATAAACTCAGAATCAAAAAATGCAGGGATTGCCTGAAAAATTGCTCCTATCAATTTTGCACACTGGACTCTCTGCTCACATCCAAGGACGGCGATGTAGAAAATGGCCTGGTATTCGCTGGTGCCAGAGTAAGTGAAATAAAAGACATATTACCTGTCCGTACAATCATTGAGAACTTAAGGTTGGAATATAAAACAGCCTCTCTTAACTTAGCCTAA
- a CDS encoding NRDE family protein codes for MMNVCLILFAYNAHPKYKLIVAANRDEAYARETAPAHFWEETPELLAGRDLEKMGTWMGVTASGRFAALTNYRDPGEQTAGKKTRGELVADFLKGTDNPRPYLLELTNRHHEYPGYNLLAGNTEELYYYSNRGGPLQKVEPGVHGVSNHLLNTDWPKVERGKAGLASIISKEQPDLVNMLFEHLENTDPAPDHLLPSTGVSLEWERLLSSMFIKSEGYGTRSSTVILMNESEIHFHERVHTNNQSSTQQFTITLEK; via the coding sequence ATGATGAATGTGTGTTTGATTTTATTTGCCTACAATGCACATCCAAAGTATAAGCTGATCGTTGCCGCTAACAGGGATGAAGCATATGCTCGGGAAACCGCGCCAGCTCACTTTTGGGAAGAAACACCTGAACTGCTTGCAGGCCGTGATCTTGAAAAAATGGGAACATGGATGGGCGTGACTGCTTCAGGCAGGTTTGCCGCCCTGACAAATTATCGTGATCCAGGTGAACAAACCGCTGGAAAAAAAACACGTGGGGAGCTTGTGGCGGATTTTTTAAAAGGGACAGACAATCCGCGTCCGTATTTACTGGAGCTGACCAATCGCCATCATGAATATCCGGGTTATAATCTTTTGGCAGGGAATACGGAAGAGCTCTATTATTATTCCAACCGCGGAGGCCCGCTGCAAAAGGTGGAACCAGGTGTCCATGGGGTCAGCAACCACTTGCTTAATACTGACTGGCCAAAGGTAGAACGCGGAAAAGCAGGACTTGCCAGCATCATTTCAAAAGAACAGCCTGATCTGGTTAACATGTTATTTGAGCATTTGGAAAATACGGACCCTGCTCCGGATCACTTGCTGCCATCGACGGGGGTGTCGCTGGAATGGGAACGACTACTGTCTTCGATGTTCATAAAAAGTGAAGGATACGGGACGAGAAGCTCGACCGTCATATTAATGAACGAGAGCGAAATCCATTTTCATGAACGTGTTCATACAAATAACCAGAGTTCGACCCAGCAATTTACAATCACACTTGAAAAATAA